The region CGGCTCCGGGCGAGGAGCGCAGGGCGGAGAAAGCCCACAGGTAACCGGCGTGGTTGAGCCGGTCGTTTTTGACCATGCGCCGTCCGACGTGGTGCTTCTTGCCCGAGGCCCGGGTGACGGGGGCCGATCCGGCGTAGGCCTTCAGGCCGCGGGCGTCGGCGAAGCGCTCACGGTCGTCGCCGACCTCGGCTAGGACCCGGGCGCCGAGTTGGACCCCGAGACCGGGGAAGCTCACGATGACCTCAGCGTCCGGGTGCTGGAGAAAAGACTCCTCGACCGCCTCGGTGAGCTCGTCGGCGGCGAGGCAGGCGGCCTCCAGCTGCCGCAGGAGGGCGAAGGCATACATCCGGCACTCATGCGCTCGTCAACACCGTGAGCGCGAGGCCGATGCACCAGCCTGTGGGCAGGTGTCAGGCACCAGGACCATGCAAGGCGTCATGGACTTCACGCTCGAACAGCCCAAGCGGCAACCTGCCCCAGCCAGGACTGCTACGAACGAATTAGGAACCCCGGGCGTTTACGCTCGGGAGGAATCGCATCCCCGTGGCTGCGGCGCGGAGCGCCGCAGTATCACTGTGTCTGTTCGGCCGCGGAGCGGCCGGGTGCCTTCTCCGGCGAGCCGGGTGGTGCGAACGCATGGCCGGGTGGATCACTCCATGTGATGACGGACCCGAACGTGTGGTGGTGTCTCGTACGGGTGCCTACGATCGGTGATCGTGAAGCTGGTCGTGCAGGTCAAGCTGGAGCCGACTCCGAAACAGGCGGCGACGCTTGAGGCGACCCTGCGTGCCTGTAACGAGGCCGCAACGTGGGTGAGTGAGGTCGCTTTCGAGTGTGGGGAGTTCAAGAACTTCGCCTTGCGTAAGCACACCTACGATGCTGTCAAATCCCGTTGGAATCTGGGTGCGCAGGCCGCGCAGCATTCGATCAGGAAAGTGTGTGACGCCTACACCACGCTGAGGGCGAACCTGAGGGCCGGGAACCTCGGCAGGCCCGGCTCGCGCCGTTACCGCAGGGCCGCTGAGAAGCCGATCGCCTTCCGCCCCCCCCGGGGCGCGCAGCCCTACGACGACCGCATGTTGTCCTGGCAGACCGCTGAGCGCACGGTGTCCATCTGGACCACCAGCGGCCGGGTCAAGAGCGTGGCGTTCACCGCGTCGGTGGAGCAGCTGGCCACGTTGGCCCTGTACCGCAAGGGCGAGTCGGATCTGCTGGAGCGGGACGGCATGTGGTTCCTCAACGCCACCTGCGAGGTCCCTGAGGCGGCGCTCAACATCGGTCCGGTGGACTTCCTCGGTATCGACCTCGGGATCGTGAACATCGCCACCACCAGTGACGGCGAGATCATGGCCGGACGCGAGCTCAACCGCACCCGCCTGCGCGAGCGCGGCCTGCGCACCAAGCTGCAGAAAAAGAACACACCGTCCGCCAAGCGGCGCCTGAAGAAACGGCGGCGCAAGGAGGCGCGGCGGGCGCGGGACATCAACCACAAGATCGCGAAGCATGTGGTGGCCGAGGCTGGGGGTACCTCCCACGCCCTTGAGGCAGTGGGGGAGCACCGGTCGCGGAATCGCCCTGGAAGACCTGACAGGGATCCGCGAGCGGGTACGGCTTCGCAAGCTCCAACGGGCCACCCACTCCGCCTGGTCGTTCGCCCAGTTGGGGAGCTTCATCGGATACAAGGCCCGCCGGGCGGGGGTGGCGGTGGTGTACGTCGATCCGGCGTACACCTCCCGCACCTGCGCCGAGTGCGGGCACATCGACAGGGCGAACCGGGTCTCCCAGGCCTGGTTCGCGTGCCGGAACTGCGGGGTTCGAAGCGGAGGAGGCTCGGGAGGCGTTGGGGCTGAGCGCGGATGTGCCCGTGCTGGAGTGCGATGCGCGGGAACGGGGGTCGGCCTGGGAAACCGACCCCCTACAACCCTAGTTCTTCAGTTCCGGCGGCGAGACCTGCGACTTCTCTATCGCCGAACCCGTCGTCCCCCACTTCTTGAGGATCCTGTCGTACGTGCCGTCCGCGATCAGCTTGTTCACCGCCGCCTGGAAGGCGGGGGCGAGCTTGGTGTCCTTCTTGAAGGCGAAGCCGACGTCGAGGCGGTGGAACTCGTTGAGGAACTTGACGCCCTGCTGTTGGGTGACGGCGTAGCGCAGGCCGTTGATGGTGCTCATCACGATGTTGCTGCGGCCCTGTTGGAGTGAGGACCAGATCGCGCCCTGCTCGCTGTAGGTCTGCACCTTGTACGCCTTCTTGCCGGCGTCGGTGCAGACCTTCTTGTTCTCCTCCAGCGTCGCCTCGAAGGTGGTGCCCGCGCCGGTCGCGACGTTCAGGCCGCACAGCTGCTCGAGGTCGGTGATCTTGGCGAGTTTGCTGTCCTTGCGGGTGGCGAACCCCTGGCCGTCGTTGATGTAGGTGACGAAGTCGATCGTCTTGCGCCGTTCGTCGGTCACGCCGAAGTTGCTGGCGCCGAAGTCGTACTTGCCGCTGTCCAGGGCCGGCAGGATCGCCTCGAAACTGGCCTGTTCCGTCTTGAGCTCGATGCCGAGCACCTTGGCCACGGCGTCCGCGAAGTCGACGTCCTGGCCCGTCAGCGTCTTGCCGTCGTCCAGGTACGTCGTGCCGGGTGGCGTACCGCCGACGGCGACCGCCACGGTGAGGCTGGTGACGCCGGACGGGAGCAGTTTGGCCGCGGCCTCGTCCTTCGTGATGTCCGAGACGACGTCCGTGGTGGGGATCTTGTCGGCCTTGGCCGCCGCCGCATTCGCCGCGCTGCCGGTCGTGTCGTCCGAGCCGGAGCCGCATGCAGTGAGGAGCAGGGCCGTCGAGGTGATGATGACAAAGGGAGCAAAATGCCGATAACGGGTACGCGTGGACGTACGCATGGTGTGCGGTCTCCTGAGAGCAAGAGTGAGCAGAACCCGAGGGGAGGGGTGTGTGTGAAGGCGAAGGGGAGGGAGAACGCGAAAGGCGCCCGATTGATCAAAGGATCAAGCGATCGGATTGACCAAGCGATCGGATCGATCAAGGGATCAAGCGATCAGGGCGCGCAGTGGGTCAGCTCAACAGGAAGAGGACCACACTCGACCGAAGTCGATGTGGGAGCGCTTGACCAGCCACTGCTGTGGATGCATGGGCCAAGTGGAACAGGCATCCGGTTGTGCGTCAACTGACTTGAGACGTACGGCTCACAGTATGGACAGCCTTGACAGCGGGGGGAAAC is a window of Streptomyces mirabilis DNA encoding:
- a CDS encoding ABC transporter substrate-binding protein, producing MRTSTRTRYRHFAPFVIITSTALLLTACGSGSDDTTGSAANAAAAKADKIPTTDVVSDITKDEAAAKLLPSGVTSLTVAVAVGGTPPGTTYLDDGKTLTGQDVDFADAVAKVLGIELKTEQASFEAILPALDSGKYDFGASNFGVTDERRKTIDFVTYINDGQGFATRKDSKLAKITDLEQLCGLNVATGAGTTFEATLEENKKVCTDAGKKAYKVQTYSEQGAIWSSLQQGRSNIVMSTINGLRYAVTQQQGVKFLNEFHRLDVGFAFKKDTKLAPAFQAAVNKLIADGTYDRILKKWGTTGSAIEKSQVSPPELKN